In the Pedobacter cryoconitis genome, CACGTGATTTCATTTTACCACTTGGCAGATCTACCATTCCATAAGATAAATGATATAATCCTTTCGCCCAGCTCTTCCCTAACTTATCTAAAATCAGGAACAGCACCTTAAAATGATAGTCCTGCTCATTACCCACTACATAAATAGACTCATCCATTTTGAAATCATCATATTTCATTTGTGCAGTACCCAGATCCTGAGTGATGTAAACTGAAGTTCCATCTGCACGAAGTACTAATTTCTGATCTAATCCATCTGCTGTCAAATCGATCCAGACAGAGCCATCTGGTTTCTTAAAGAAAACTCCTTTAGTTAAACCTTCTTCAACCGTATCTTTTCCTAATAAATACGTATTACTTTCATAATAATACTGATCAAAATCAACACCAAGATTCTTATAACTTACAGCGAAGCCGTCATAAACCCATCCGTTCATTTTTTTCCATAAAGAGATAACCTCTTCATCACCAGCTTCCCAGGCTAATAACATCGCTTGAGCTTCTTTGATTAAAGGCGCATTCTTTTTGCCTTCATCCTCAGTCTGACCAGCTTCCTTTAATGCTTCGATTTCCTTTTTATATTCTTTATCGAAAATCACATAATACTTACCAACCAGGTGATCGCCCTTTAAGCCAGAGCTTTCAGGTGTTTCGCCATTTCCCCATTTCTGCCAGGCCAGCATAGACTTACAGATATGGATTCCTCTGTCGTTGACCAGGTTAACTTTATATACCTCTGATCCACTAGCTTTTAACAGCTCAGAAACAGAATAACCTAATAGGTTGTTACGAACGTGTCCAAGGTGAAGTGGTTTATTGGTATTTGGCGAAGAATATTCGACCATTACTTTTTTACCATTCGATGGAATAGTGCCAAAACTTTCTTTCAGCAAGT is a window encoding:
- the argS gene encoding arginine--tRNA ligase, translating into MNIQQHITTATINAVKELYNQDLPEAQVNLQDTRSEFEGEITIVVFPVVRFSKKSPEATANDLGEYLKEHIEEITAFNVVKGFLNLSIVSSYWIDLFQTDLLKESFGTIPSNGKKVMVEYSSPNTNKPLHLGHVRNNLLGYSVSELLKASGSEVYKVNLVNDRGIHICKSMLAWQKWGNGETPESSGLKGDHLVGKYYVIFDKEYKKEIEALKEAGQTEDEGKKNAPLIKEAQAMLLAWEAGDEEVISLWKKMNGWVYDGFAVSYKNLGVDFDQYYYESNTYLLGKDTVEEGLTKGVFFKKPDGSVWIDLTADGLDQKLVLRADGTSVYITQDLGTAQMKYDDFKMDESIYVVGNEQDYHFKVLFLILDKLGKSWAKGLYHLSYGMVDLPSGKMKSREGTVVDADDLIAEMIATAKQKTEALGKVDHFSEEEKESLYYKIGMGALKYFLLKVEPKKRLLFDPAESIDFQGNTGPFIQYTHARIKSLLSKAEYKNGQHVANNIALSATELEMIILLSRYPAEIASSAKAFSPATLANYIYEVAKMFNKFYHEIPPIVKEEDEALKQHRLNLSWVTANVLKSGMRILGIEVPERM